The sequence below is a genomic window from Anopheles cruzii chromosome 3, idAnoCruzAS_RS32_06, whole genome shotgun sequence.
GCGCCCACTGTGACGCTATGTAAGCGCAAGCTGGGGCTGATTGCCGTGGTCTGCGGGAAGCGTTTCATTAATGTACCCCTTTTTCAGGCACATTAGGACATGCCAATCACATGGACCAAGCGATGGGACTCGTCACACCCTGGTCCTTCGTTCCACAcccggtgctgttgctgactGACGACATGACGTTCGCGCAGCGTTGCTACAACTGTATGATCTCGCTGGCCGATCTCGTGCTGCGCAATGTCTACTACATCCCACAGCAGAACCGATTGGCACAAAAGCACTTCGCCAAGATTGAAGGTAATGAAGCCGTTTAATAGCCGATGACGGTGCATCTGAAATATCTCTTTCTCCCGGCAGGGCCCGAGCTGATGCCTTCGATACGGGATCTAGAAAAGTCCATCTCGGTCATACTGGTCAACAGCCACACTTCAACGTCCCCACCGCGGCCAACGATACCGGGCCTGGTGAACGTGGCGGGAGCCCACATCAAACCGGCCAAAGAGCTGCCGGAAGATATCGGCAAGTTTCTCGATGGAGCCCGCGACGGCGTCGTCTTCTTCAGTCTCGGCTCGTACATGAAGAGTGTCGATATGCCGAAGGACAAAATGAAAGCATTCCTGGAGGTGTTCCGCAATCTGAAGCAGCGGGTGCTGTGGAAGTACGAAGACGAGGACGTCGCCCACCTGCCCAAGAACGTGATGGTGCGCAAGTGGCTACCGCAGAGCGATATCCTGGCGCACCCGAACGTGGTACTGTTCATCACGCACGGCGGTATGTTCGGTAGCCAGGAAGGCCTCTTCCGCGGTGTGCCGATGCTGTACATTCCGTTCTACGGTGACCAGCATCGGAACGCGCTGAAAGCGGAAAAGGCCGGATACGCGCTCACGATAAACTTTTCCGAGCTGAACGTCATAACGCTCGGATCGCGGCTCAACGAGCTGCTCACGAACCCGGCGTTTATGAAGCAGGCCAAACGAGCGTCGGAGCTGTTCCGTGACAACATTGTGCCACCAATGCAGGAA
It includes:
- the LOC128270303 gene encoding UDP-glycosyltransferase UGT5-like, whose product is MHFTVVSCFVAGVFAFTAFPRTESAKVLFLVPFPAPSHWLWIDHFVRELLARGHEVTAITNFGAKEPHPNYTEILIEPPYDIPYYFPVSDIYDSKYNSDLSNLFLYWRVGLSTTQYALENANVQQFIEQDDTDFDVIVSEQFYQEAFLMFAHKYRAPTVTLCTLGHANHMDQAMGLVTPWSFVPHPVLLLTDDMTFAQRCYNCMISLADLVLRNVYYIPQQNRLAQKHFAKIEGPELMPSIRDLEKSISVILVNSHTSTSPPRPTIPGLVNVAGAHIKPAKELPEDIGKFLDGARDGVVFFSLGSYMKSVDMPKDKMKAFLEVFRNLKQRVLWKYEDEDVAHLPKNVMVRKWLPQSDILAHPNVVLFITHGGMFGSQEGLFRGVPMLYIPFYGDQHRNALKAEKAGYALTINFSELNVITLGSRLNELLTNPAFMKQAKRASELFRDNIVPPMQEAMHWIEYVIRHRGAKHLKTRAIELSWAQYLVLDVVGFFLLVFLLVAAVFYLVLGTVLAKPPKPTPKRDPLRKFKIN